The DNA region GATCCGCTGATTCCCGCCGTCCTCGCCTTTCGCGACAATGGCACGCCTTTTTCGCCGCTTTACAACGACATCTATCACAGTGCCGTGGGCGGCCTCGAACAGGCTCACTATGTTTTCCTGCGCGGCAATGCGCTACCCGAGCGGTGGCAGGGCCGCCGCATTTTCACCGTGCTCGAAACCGGCTTCGGCATGGGCATCAATTTTCTGATGACCTGGGCCGCGTGGCGCGCCGACTCATCGCGCTGCGAGCGGCTGCATTTCGTCTCGACCGAGAAGCATCCGTTTACCGCCAGCGATTTACGCAAAGTGATTGCGGCGACGATTTCCGATCCGGAGATTGCGGGCCTCGCTCAAACGCTCGCAAATGCGTGGCCGATGCTCGTTCCCGGCACCCATCGGCTCGAATTCGAAGAAGGGCGCGTCGTGCTCACGCTCGTTTTCGCCGACGCGCAGGACAGCCTGCCGGCGCTGAGGCTGCGCGCCGACGCGTTTTACCTCGACGGCTTCGCGCCGGCCAGGAATCCCGAACTCTGGACGCCGGCAATCTTCAAGGCGCTCGCGCGGCTGGCGGGCGAGGGCGCCACCCTCGCCACCTACAGCAGCGCCGGCGACATCAAACGGGCGTTGACGCAGTGCGGCTTCGAATACCGCAAGGTGGACGGCTTCGGCTGGAAACGCGCGATGCTGGTCGGCCACTTCGCCCCGCGCTGGCGCGTGCGGCGTCATGAGCCGCCCGCACCGCTCGCGCTCGACGAACGGCATGCCGTGGTGATCGGCGCAGGGCTCGCGGGCTGTGCGGTGATCGAACGGCTTGCCGCGCGCGGCTGGCGCGTCACGTCGCTCGAACGGCATGCTTCGGTGGCGCAGGACGCATCGGGCAATCCCGCCGGCGTGTTCCATCCGATGATTTCGCGCGACGACAGCGTCGCCTCGCGCGTCACGCGCGCCGGCTTTCTGTATTCGCTCAGGCGCTGGGCCGCGCTCGAACAGCGCGGTCCCGGGCTCTCGCGCGGCGGTCAGGGCCTGCTGCAGATCGCCGCGGACGACGAGGAAGCCCGCTCGATCAGTCATGCGATCGCTGCATCGGGTTATCCGTCCGACTACGTGCGG from Paraburkholderia aromaticivorans includes:
- the mnmC gene encoding bifunctional tRNA (5-methylaminomethyl-2-thiouridine)(34)-methyltransferase MnmD/FAD-dependent 5-carboxymethylaminomethyl-2-thiouridine(34) oxidoreductase MnmC; amino-acid sequence: MTDPLIPAVLAFRDNGTPFSPLYNDIYHSAVGGLEQAHYVFLRGNALPERWQGRRIFTVLETGFGMGINFLMTWAAWRADSSRCERLHFVSTEKHPFTASDLRKVIAATISDPEIAGLAQTLANAWPMLVPGTHRLEFEEGRVVLTLVFADAQDSLPALRLRADAFYLDGFAPARNPELWTPAIFKALARLAGEGATLATYSSAGDIKRALTQCGFEYRKVDGFGWKRAMLVGHFAPRWRVRRHEPPAPLALDERHAVVIGAGLAGCAVIERLAARGWRVTSLERHASVAQDASGNPAGVFHPMISRDDSVASRVTRAGFLYSLRRWAALEQRGPGLSRGGQGLLQIAADDEEARSISHAIAASGYPSDYVRPVSPAEAQRLAGMPLARGGWFFAHGGWIDPASLCAAQCAAADELLERRFAVDVARIERSGAQWTVFDTAGQAVARAPVVIVASAHDAARIAGLQHAPTRSIRGQLTLLPAGAVQPPLEMPVIGEGYAVPLADGVTLTGATYELDDPDTSLRASGHLENLERVAQMLPAFAGVVERAEPAALAGRVAFRCVTSDRMPMIGQLADETLAARDAQRLRGAWPLDLPRTDGLYGAFAYGSRGLVWAALGAELIASQLEGEPWPLERDLAEDIDPARFLLRALRQGTAG